The following proteins are co-located in the Desulfoscipio sp. XC116 genome:
- the tdt gene encoding tellurite-resistance/dicarboxylate transporter codes for MKSSHTLIANFAPSWFASVMGTGIVAITSYFYSTGFPWLKGLATMAWMLNMFLFAILLVPWVLRFIRHSKEALADLREPVTGQFYATMPIACLVVAADLLIVGVDSLGPYRAIGMAKIIWIMGALLALLGAVIIPLLNFTNREVRVESINPAWFMPPVALIVIPVPGAKLIAYWPESWQLMMLAFNYVAWGSGFFLFLVLEAICLYRFICRPPLSGKLAPTAWINLGPIGVGTIALLNLAPASVPFLGPYVQPVLQLLALFLWGFGFWWLICAIYLTIYYFRNKDLPFSLAWWAFTFPLGAYAGATYLVAGFLNAPLINGYGFMCYLLLLALWVVVFARTLVGVGKREFF; via the coding sequence ATGAAGAGCTCGCATACATTAATAGCAAATTTTGCTCCATCGTGGTTTGCCAGTGTCATGGGTACTGGTATTGTAGCTATAACCAGCTATTTTTACAGTACCGGGTTTCCCTGGCTTAAGGGTTTGGCCACCATGGCCTGGATGTTGAACATGTTTTTATTCGCTATATTACTGGTGCCCTGGGTGTTAAGATTCATTCGGCACAGTAAAGAAGCACTGGCGGACTTGAGGGAACCGGTTACCGGACAGTTTTATGCCACTATGCCTATCGCCTGCCTGGTGGTGGCAGCCGATCTGCTGATTGTGGGCGTGGATAGCCTGGGGCCGTACCGGGCCATTGGTATGGCTAAAATTATTTGGATTATGGGTGCGCTATTAGCTTTGTTGGGTGCGGTGATCATTCCGTTGCTGAACTTTACCAATCGGGAAGTGCGGGTGGAAAGTATCAATCCGGCCTGGTTTATGCCTCCGGTAGCCCTCATTGTCATCCCCGTTCCCGGAGCCAAGTTAATTGCTTACTGGCCCGAAAGCTGGCAATTAATGATGCTTGCTTTTAACTATGTGGCCTGGGGCAGTGGTTTCTTCCTTTTTCTGGTGTTGGAGGCCATATGCTTGTACCGTTTTATCTGCCGGCCTCCCTTGTCCGGTAAATTGGCCCCTACCGCCTGGATTAATTTGGGGCCCATTGGTGTCGGTACTATTGCTTTGTTGAATCTGGCGCCTGCCAGTGTACCTTTTCTAGGTCCTTATGTGCAGCCGGTATTGCAACTGCTGGCCCTTTTTTTATGGGGGTTTGGGTTTTGGTGGCTTATCTGCGCCATTTATTTAACTATTTATTATTTCAGAAATAAGGACTTGCCATTTTCCCTGGCCTGGTGGGCTTTTACTTTCCCGCTGGGTGCATATGCCGGGGCTACATACCTGGTAGCCGGATTTTTAAATGCACCGCTGATAAACGGCTATGGTTTTATGTGCTACCTGTTATTGCTGGCTTTGTGGGTTGTTGTCTTTGCGCGCACGCTGGTGGGCGTTGGCAAAAGGGAGTTTTTCTAG
- a CDS encoding MBL fold metallo-hydrolase, translating to MRYIALGGGSEVGASCNLLQMDGTNVLLDAGIRMGGGAAGGPADALPDLALLQEAGGVDAVLVSHAHLDHIGALPLVHRAYPAAPIYATAPTVHLMRVLLADALKIMSIKAEQELECPLYDADLVARMFTRVVPVPMGGSVVLPGGIKVFFFPAGHILGAAMLGLEGAAGRVLYTGDISAGNQRTISGMVAPDFAPHLLVMESTYGNRLHANRQREEKTLAQTVAEVIASGGHALIPAFALGRAQEIILLILAHQQAGLIPKFPIWVDGMVRSICQAYLNFPELLRGPLKRFINNGGNPFFRDRGLARPVTAAPMREKVLAGAPACIIASSGMLTGGPSQFYASRLADDPRHAIIFCGYQDEESPGRRLLALADDPEATIALGGVEKRVRCRLAQYGLSAHADAGELASLAARLRPRRVVLVHGDDDARQALAQTLADSRRAVLAPENGQWLDFSFRHDKLGKYTPASAARAAKAVSGHERGGPPNPEVLWDGLVRGPSTRNKLYTAEELAVLWFGGGITPERQAQMAAMLKSDRRYFAADWKHPYFYRPRRPDQVAADRLRESIMRGVPHLPGKLVLVRDGGGAVRAGICYAVDELGFYAWKVGRDGTWHPAESLLEVVGPWYEPEEANILPGERGPGRCAEARCESGVAVQISGPAGESETVEESKPGAMPVDSMVRAEQKQRLHQFLLKVKPLYRRLKPEALWEKMQQLGAGPASASRWLDLLGLEADVESLTALAWRLNTHPDCFTRQSAPGGTPLYECRADAPRDQAAPDEEMVDRMEQNAALAVAEKLFGPESGLYRKGLDLSEGEITLYFHFPAPAAVLYGPQIEELGAATGWSVRVHPEPHHGALADAARRILPETWQILRNPSIHREDDLVSVRCEIPPDEENAVPELGRRFKELTGQTLVIERPGGDGAIGAGGALSAGDADGAANTAGIVGSGDAGMEINAAYAAIRTALRQAGAVVYKVGKKRDGGGEYIEVSFISPDVGERYRGLLAELQEQTGWLVRINPRPNQNEIKSRVRTALDPAWGLVKEPGFFAKERLVRVKLKNPPADDDPRWVALVDKIGTETGYALECINV from the coding sequence TTGCGCTATATAGCCCTGGGCGGTGGCAGCGAGGTGGGGGCCAGCTGCAATTTGCTTCAAATGGACGGCACAAACGTTTTACTGGACGCCGGCATTCGCATGGGCGGTGGCGCGGCGGGCGGACCCGCGGATGCGCTGCCTGATCTGGCGCTGCTGCAGGAAGCGGGCGGGGTGGATGCGGTGCTTGTTTCCCATGCCCACCTGGACCATATCGGCGCGCTGCCGCTGGTACACCGGGCCTACCCGGCGGCGCCCATATACGCCACCGCGCCTACGGTGCACCTGATGCGGGTACTATTGGCCGATGCCCTCAAAATAATGTCCATCAAGGCTGAGCAGGAATTGGAATGCCCTCTTTACGATGCCGATTTGGTGGCCAGGATGTTTACCCGGGTGGTTCCCGTGCCTATGGGAGGCAGCGTAGTGCTGCCCGGGGGAATAAAAGTGTTCTTTTTCCCGGCCGGTCACATACTGGGGGCTGCTATGCTCGGGCTGGAAGGGGCCGCGGGACGTGTGCTGTATACGGGCGATATATCCGCAGGTAACCAGCGCACCATATCCGGCATGGTGGCGCCTGATTTTGCGCCTCATTTGCTGGTGATGGAATCAACCTACGGCAATCGCCTGCATGCCAACCGGCAGCGGGAGGAAAAGACTTTGGCGCAAACCGTGGCGGAGGTCATCGCGTCGGGCGGACATGCGTTGATCCCGGCCTTTGCGCTGGGGCGCGCCCAGGAGATTATACTGCTTATACTGGCCCATCAGCAGGCCGGGTTAATACCGAAGTTCCCCATCTGGGTGGACGGCATGGTGCGCAGCATCTGTCAGGCCTATCTGAACTTTCCCGAATTATTGCGCGGCCCGCTTAAGCGGTTTATCAACAACGGGGGCAACCCGTTTTTCCGGGACAGGGGCCTGGCCAGACCGGTTACGGCCGCACCTATGCGGGAAAAGGTGCTGGCCGGTGCTCCCGCTTGTATTATTGCCAGTTCCGGTATGCTAACCGGCGGACCTTCGCAGTTTTACGCCTCTCGCCTGGCGGATGATCCCCGGCATGCTATTATATTTTGCGGTTACCAGGATGAGGAAAGCCCCGGCCGCCGCTTGCTGGCACTAGCCGATGACCCGGAGGCCACTATTGCCTTGGGCGGCGTGGAAAAGCGCGTGCGGTGCCGGCTGGCTCAGTATGGCCTGTCCGCCCATGCGGACGCGGGTGAGCTGGCGTCTCTGGCCGCCCGGCTGCGTCCCCGCCGGGTGGTGCTGGTGCACGGTGATGACGATGCCAGACAGGCGCTGGCCCAAACTCTGGCGGACAGCAGGCGGGCTGTGCTGGCCCCGGAGAATGGCCAGTGGCTGGATTTTTCTTTCCGGCATGACAAGTTGGGGAAGTATACCCCCGCCTCCGCCGCCCGCGCCGCCAAGGCGGTGTCCGGACATGAACGCGGCGGCCCGCCTAATCCGGAGGTGCTGTGGGATGGCCTAGTACGCGGGCCGTCTACCCGCAATAAGCTGTATACGGCCGAAGAATTGGCCGTATTATGGTTCGGGGGTGGAATAACGCCCGAGCGGCAGGCACAGATGGCGGCTATGCTAAAGTCCGACCGGCGCTATTTCGCCGCGGATTGGAAACATCCTTACTTCTACCGGCCCCGCCGTCCGGATCAGGTGGCGGCGGACAGGCTGCGGGAGTCTATCATGCGGGGTGTGCCTCATCTGCCGGGCAAATTGGTTTTGGTGCGCGATGGCGGCGGTGCGGTGCGGGCCGGTATATGCTACGCGGTGGACGAACTGGGGTTTTACGCCTGGAAAGTGGGTCGGGACGGTACCTGGCATCCGGCGGAGAGTTTGCTGGAGGTCGTTGGCCCCTGGTATGAGCCGGAGGAAGCAAATATATTACCGGGGGAAAGAGGACCGGGCCGGTGCGCTGAAGCCCGGTGCGAAAGCGGAGTGGCGGTACAAATAAGCGGGCCGGCCGGGGAAAGTGAGACGGTTGAGGAGAGTAAGCCGGGGGCCATGCCGGTCGATAGCATGGTGCGGGCCGAACAAAAACAAAGGCTGCATCAATTTCTGTTAAAGGTAAAGCCTTTGTACCGGAGGCTTAAGCCCGAGGCGTTATGGGAAAAGATGCAGCAGCTTGGCGCGGGACCGGCGAGCGCGAGCCGGTGGCTTGACTTGCTGGGGTTGGAAGCTGATGTTGAATCTTTGACGGCCCTGGCCTGGCGATTGAATACTCACCCCGACTGCTTTACCCGGCAGTCTGCCCCCGGAGGCACGCCGCTTTATGAGTGCCGTGCGGATGCGCCCCGGGACCAGGCCGCGCCCGACGAGGAAATGGTGGACCGTATGGAGCAAAATGCGGCGCTGGCTGTGGCGGAAAAGCTGTTTGGACCGGAAAGCGGGCTGTACCGCAAGGGGCTGGACTTATCTGAGGGGGAAATAACGCTGTATTTTCATTTTCCCGCTCCGGCGGCGGTGCTGTACGGTCCGCAAATCGAGGAACTGGGCGCTGCAACGGGCTGGTCGGTGCGGGTGCATCCCGAGCCCCATCACGGTGCTTTGGCCGATGCCGCCCGCCGCATACTGCCGGAAACCTGGCAAATACTGCGTAATCCCTCTATTCACCGGGAAGATGATCTGGTGAGCGTGCGGTGCGAAATTCCTCCGGACGAGGAGAACGCAGTGCCTGAACTGGGCAGACGCTTTAAGGAGCTAACCGGGCAGACACTGGTGATTGAAAGGCCCGGCGGTGATGGGGCGATTGGAGCCGGTGGGGCGCTTTCCGCCGGTGATGCCGACGGTGCCGCCAATACAGCCGGTATTGTTGGTTCCGGCGATGCCGGCATGGAAATAAATGCCGCTTACGCGGCTATTCGCACTGCGCTGCGGCAGGCGGGGGCGGTAGTGTATAAGGTTGGCAAAAAGCGGGACGGCGGTGGCGAATATATAGAAGTGAGTTTTATCAGCCCCGATGTGGGGGAGCGGTACCGGGGTTTGCTGGCTGAGCTGCAAGAACAAACCGGGTGGTTGGTGCGCATTAATCCCCGGCCCAACCAAAATGAAATAAAATCGCGAGTTCGTACGGCTCTGGACCCGGCCTGGGGGCTGGTTAAAGAGCCCGGTTTCTTTGCAAAGGAACGCCTGGTACGGGTCAAGTTAAAAAACCCTCCGGCGGATGATGATCCCCGGTGGGTGGCGCTGGTGGATAAAATTGGTACTGAGACGGGATATGCACTGGAGTGCATAAATGTATAA
- the argC gene encoding N-acetyl-gamma-glutamyl-phosphate reductase — MKIKVGIIGATGYAGAELVRILSSHPEAWLVNLTTRSYGGKSFCEVYPHLYKYVDQKCRELDLPALVGEADVIFTALPHGHAIPVAEEVLKQGKKFIDLGADFRFASREVYEQWYKVEHTAPDLLGQAVYGLPELYRDRIKTASLVGNPGCYPTSVILGLAPLLAHGLVDTGTVVADSKSGVSGAGRGLSLGVHFAEVNENFRAYNVGMHRHTPEIEQELGKLAGEDMVISFTPHLTPMNRGILSTVYAKLKQEITLGQVRSIYEEYYRNDYFVRLLPPGILPQTKAVSGSNHCDVVPVVDPRTGRVVVISAIDNLIKGAAGQAVQNMNLMCGLPETMGLDRPGLYP, encoded by the coding sequence ATGAAAATTAAGGTTGGCATAATTGGTGCCACGGGCTATGCCGGGGCGGAGCTGGTGCGCATATTGTCGTCACACCCCGAGGCCTGGCTGGTGAATTTAACCACCCGGAGCTATGGGGGTAAGTCGTTTTGCGAGGTTTACCCGCATTTATACAAATATGTGGACCAAAAATGCCGGGAGCTTGACTTGCCGGCGTTAGTCGGCGAAGCCGATGTTATTTTTACGGCCCTGCCCCACGGGCATGCCATACCGGTGGCCGAGGAAGTTTTAAAGCAAGGTAAAAAGTTTATTGACCTGGGTGCTGATTTTCGCTTTGCTAGCCGGGAAGTATACGAGCAATGGTACAAAGTGGAACACACGGCGCCCGACCTGCTGGGGCAGGCGGTGTACGGGTTGCCCGAGTTGTATCGCGATAGGATTAAAACGGCCTCTCTGGTAGGCAATCCGGGCTGTTATCCCACCAGTGTAATACTGGGTCTGGCGCCGCTTTTGGCGCACGGTTTGGTGGACACCGGCACGGTGGTGGCGGATAGTAAATCCGGAGTTTCGGGTGCCGGCCGGGGGCTGTCCCTGGGCGTTCATTTTGCCGAGGTCAATGAAAATTTCCGTGCTTATAATGTAGGCATGCATCGGCATACGCCCGAAATCGAGCAGGAGCTGGGCAAGCTGGCGGGTGAAGATATGGTGATATCATTTACCCCGCACCTTACTCCCATGAACAGAGGTATTTTAAGCACCGTCTATGCCAAACTCAAGCAAGAGATAACCTTGGGACAGGTGCGTTCTATTTATGAGGAGTATTACCGCAACGATTATTTTGTACGCCTGCTCCCCCCGGGGATATTACCCCAAACCAAGGCGGTATCCGGTTCCAACCACTGCGACGTGGTGCCTGTGGTGGACCCGCGCACCGGGCGGGTAGTGGTTATTTCGGCTATTGATAACTTGATCAAGGGGGCGGCGGGCCAGGCGGTGCAAAACATGAACCTGATGTGCGGTTTGCCGGAAACTATGGGCCTGGATAGACCGGGGTTATATCCCTAA
- the argJ gene encoding bifunctional glutamate N-acetyltransferase/amino-acid acetyltransferase ArgJ, with product MSQATFKEITGGVTAPLGFTASGAVAGIKHERKDVALIYSEREASAAGVFTANIVKAAPVLLTMQHIESGKARAVVANSGNANACVGPRGLEDARAMAAEAAGLLQIPEEQVLVASTGVIGQLMPMDRVLSGIRRAAAELSRDGGVDAAAAVMTTDTVSKEAAVTVELGGVKATIGGMAKGSGMIHPNMATMLCFITTDAAIEADWLHKALTTAVERTFNMITVDGDTSTNDMLVVLANGAAGNRVIDGANSNYAAFVAALEAVCRKLAVAVAADGEGATRLLEVRVRGASSERDARLVARAVASSSLVKAAVFGKDANWGRIICAAGYSGAGFNPESVDIYVGDVQVAENGGGLPFSEERAAEVLGGDEVVFTIDLHNGDSCAAAWGCDLTYDYVRINGSYRT from the coding sequence ATGTCTCAAGCAACGTTTAAGGAAATTACCGGCGGGGTGACGGCTCCGCTGGGTTTTACCGCCTCCGGGGCGGTAGCGGGTATCAAACATGAAAGAAAAGATGTCGCTTTGATATATTCGGAGCGGGAAGCATCCGCCGCCGGTGTTTTTACTGCCAATATAGTAAAAGCGGCCCCCGTTCTGTTGACTATGCAACACATCGAAAGCGGCAAAGCCCGGGCCGTGGTGGCTAACAGCGGCAATGCCAATGCCTGTGTCGGCCCCCGGGGGCTTGAAGATGCCCGGGCCATGGCGGCCGAGGCCGCGGGATTGCTGCAGATCCCCGAAGAACAGGTACTGGTTGCTTCCACCGGTGTAATCGGCCAGCTTATGCCTATGGACAGGGTGCTGTCCGGTATTCGGCGGGCGGCGGCTGAATTAAGCAGAGATGGCGGTGTAGATGCCGCTGCCGCTGTCATGACTACCGATACTGTATCCAAGGAAGCGGCGGTGACGGTGGAACTGGGCGGTGTTAAAGCTACTATTGGCGGTATGGCCAAGGGTTCGGGGATGATTCACCCCAACATGGCCACTATGTTGTGTTTTATTACCACCGATGCCGCTATTGAGGCCGATTGGCTGCATAAAGCGCTGACCACAGCGGTGGAGCGTACCTTTAACATGATTACCGTGGACGGTGATACCAGTACTAACGATATGTTGGTGGTGCTAGCCAACGGTGCGGCGGGCAACCGGGTTATTGACGGTGCTAATTCGAATTACGCGGCGTTCGTCGCGGCGTTGGAAGCAGTGTGCCGCAAGCTGGCCGTGGCTGTGGCCGCGGACGGCGAGGGGGCTACCCGGCTGCTGGAAGTGCGGGTGCGGGGCGCTTCTAGCGAGCGCGACGCCCGGCTGGTGGCCCGGGCCGTGGCTTCCTCCAGCCTGGTTAAGGCAGCCGTTTTTGGCAAGGACGCCAACTGGGGGCGGATAATCTGTGCCGCCGGATATTCCGGTGCCGGCTTTAACCCGGAGAGCGTGGATATATATGTAGGAGATGTGCAGGTGGCTGAAAACGGCGGGGGATTGCCCTTCAGCGAGGAACGGGCCGCCGAGGTGCTTGGCGGCGACGAAGTGGTATTTACCATTGATTTGCATAACGGCGACAGCTGCGCTGCCGCTTGGGGCTGTGATCTTACCTATGATTACGTGCGTATTAACGGCAGTTACCGCACTTAG
- the argB gene encoding acetylglutamate kinase: MPSPMEKAGILVEALPYIKKFYGKTVVIKYGGHAMVNCELKKAVLTDAVLMKYVGMHPVIVHGGGPEITGMLKRVGKESNFVGGLRVTDAETMEIAQMVLVGKINKDIVGMINDIGGHAVGLSGKDGNLLVADKKMGRVRRPDGTEEMVDIGLVGEVRQVNPGIVATVIREGYIPVVAPVAVGEGGDSYNVNADSAAGALAVALNADKLIILTDVEGILADRHDKASLISTVARQEIPQLVERGIIDGGMIPKVECCVSALRGGVGSTHILDGRVQHSVLLEIFTDQGVGTMVTN, encoded by the coding sequence GTGCCGAGCCCTATGGAAAAGGCGGGTATTTTAGTGGAGGCCCTGCCTTACATAAAAAAGTTTTATGGTAAAACAGTGGTTATTAAATATGGCGGCCATGCCATGGTTAATTGCGAACTTAAAAAAGCGGTTTTAACAGACGCCGTATTGATGAAATATGTGGGTATGCATCCCGTTATTGTGCACGGCGGGGGGCCGGAAATCACCGGTATGTTGAAGAGAGTGGGCAAGGAAAGTAATTTTGTGGGGGGACTGCGGGTTACTGACGCCGAGACGATGGAAATTGCCCAGATGGTGCTGGTAGGTAAAATAAACAAAGATATTGTGGGTATGATTAACGACATCGGCGGCCATGCGGTGGGTCTCTCCGGTAAAGACGGCAATTTACTGGTGGCCGATAAAAAAATGGGCCGGGTGCGCAGGCCGGACGGCACCGAGGAGATGGTCGATATCGGCCTGGTTGGTGAGGTGCGCCAGGTGAACCCCGGTATCGTGGCCACGGTAATCCGGGAAGGCTATATTCCCGTGGTGGCGCCGGTAGCCGTGGGTGAGGGCGGCGATAGCTACAATGTGAATGCGGACAGCGCCGCGGGAGCGCTGGCGGTGGCCCTCAACGCCGATAAACTGATTATTCTCACCGATGTGGAAGGTATACTGGCTGATCGCCATGACAAAGCATCGTTGATTTCCACGGTAGCCAGGCAGGAAATACCTCAGCTGGTGGAGCGGGGTATTATTGACGGGGGGATGATCCCTAAAGTGGAGTGCTGCGTATCCGCACTGCGGGGAGGCGTGGGCAGCACCCATATTTTAGACGGTCGGGTGCAGCATTCCGTGCTGCTGGAGATATTTACCGATCAGGGTGTGGGTACTATGGTGACCAATTAA
- a CDS encoding acetylornithine transaminase — protein sequence MNTSDIMQLSDKYVMHTYGRIAMAPVRGEGTLLWDAEGRAYLDFVAGIAVNCLGHCHPAVVRAIQEQAARLMHVSNLYYIEPQARLAEILVENSCADRAFFCNSGAEANEGAIKLARKWAKKQHGPDRYEIITAENSFHGRTLAAITATGQPKYQKYFEPLPPGFKYVPFNDLDALAGAVGPHTCAIMLEPVQGESGVRPAAAEYLSGVRELCDRNGLLLIFDEVQCGLGRTGKFLAYQHYGVEPDIFTLAKALGGGFPIGALLAKEQVAGAFAPGDHASTFGGNPLACAAGLAAMQTIVNGGVLENCNRVGAYFKEKLHELAGKYSFIREVRGMGLMLGMELAMPGGDIVNRCRERGLLINCANNTVLRIVPPLIITNADVDRALEIIDGVLREQQA from the coding sequence GTGAATACCAGTGATATTATGCAATTAAGTGATAAATATGTTATGCATACCTACGGGCGTATTGCCATGGCTCCGGTACGGGGCGAAGGAACGCTGTTGTGGGACGCCGAAGGGCGGGCATATTTAGATTTTGTGGCCGGTATAGCGGTTAATTGCCTGGGGCATTGCCACCCCGCGGTGGTGCGGGCGATACAGGAACAGGCCGCCCGGTTGATGCACGTCAGCAACCTGTATTACATCGAGCCTCAGGCCCGGCTGGCCGAAATTTTGGTGGAAAACAGCTGCGCCGACCGCGCATTCTTTTGCAACAGCGGGGCCGAGGCCAATGAGGGGGCTATTAAACTGGCCCGCAAATGGGCTAAAAAACAGCATGGCCCGGACCGGTATGAGATAATTACCGCGGAGAATTCGTTCCACGGCCGCACTCTGGCCGCTATTACAGCTACCGGGCAGCCGAAATATCAAAAATACTTTGAGCCGCTGCCGCCGGGTTTTAAATATGTTCCTTTTAACGACTTGGATGCGCTGGCCGGGGCGGTTGGTCCGCATACTTGTGCTATTATGCTGGAGCCGGTGCAGGGTGAGAGCGGCGTTCGGCCTGCTGCTGCGGAATACTTGTCCGGCGTGCGGGAACTGTGCGACAGGAACGGCCTGCTGCTGATTTTTGATGAAGTGCAGTGCGGCCTGGGGCGTACCGGCAAGTTTCTGGCCTATCAGCATTACGGTGTGGAGCCGGATATTTTTACTCTGGCCAAGGCGCTGGGCGGCGGCTTTCCCATTGGCGCCCTGTTGGCTAAGGAGCAGGTGGCCGGGGCATTTGCGCCGGGCGATCACGCCAGCACCTTCGGGGGCAACCCGCTGGCTTGCGCTGCGGGTTTGGCTGCCATGCAGACTATTGTTAACGGCGGTGTTCTGGAAAACTGCAATAGAGTCGGGGCATACTTTAAAGAAAAACTGCATGAGCTGGCCGGGAAATACAGTTTTATCAGGGAAGTGCGCGGTATGGGGTTGATGCTGGGCATGGAACTTGCCATGCCGGGCGGGGATATTGTCAACCGCTGCCGGGAGCGGGGTTTGTTGATTAACTGTGCCAACAATACCGTGCTGCGGATTGTGCCGCCGCTGATTATTACTAACGCTGACGTAGACAGGGCCTTGGAGATTATAGACGGGGTATTGCGGGAGCAGCAAGCTTAA
- the argF gene encoding ornithine carbamoyltransferase — translation MNSVKETLKGRDLLSLRDFTPRQIAFILDFAAELKRMQKQGEPHALLQGQTLGMIFQKSSTRTRVSFEVGMYQLGGHALFLSSHDIQLGRGESIADTGRVLGRYVDGVMIRTFAQSDVEELAGYAPVPVINGLTDLLHPCQILADLLTVQEHKGRLAGLKLAYVGDGNNICHSLLYGCAKTGVNISVASPEGYLPREDIVAAARQDAQETGASVSITTKPEEAVSGADVLVTDVWASMGQESEQQARMKVFASYQVNARLAALAAPDYIFLHCLPAHRGEEVAAEIIDGPHAVVFDEAENRLHAQKAVMALLMAK, via the coding sequence ATGAACTCTGTCAAGGAGACATTAAAAGGGAGAGACTTGCTCTCCCTGCGCGATTTTACTCCCCGGCAAATTGCTTTTATACTTGATTTTGCCGCCGAGCTTAAACGAATGCAGAAGCAAGGCGAGCCTCATGCACTGCTGCAGGGGCAAACGCTGGGGATGATCTTTCAAAAGTCCTCTACCCGCACCCGGGTGAGCTTCGAGGTGGGCATGTACCAGCTGGGCGGGCATGCTTTGTTCTTAAGCTCCCACGATATACAGTTGGGGCGGGGGGAAAGCATTGCCGACACCGGGCGGGTGTTGGGGCGCTACGTGGACGGCGTTATGATCCGCACCTTTGCGCAGAGTGATGTGGAGGAATTGGCCGGGTACGCACCGGTACCGGTAATTAATGGCCTTACGGACTTATTGCACCCCTGCCAGATACTGGCCGACTTATTGACGGTGCAAGAGCATAAGGGACGGCTGGCCGGGCTGAAACTGGCTTATGTGGGCGACGGCAACAATATATGCCACTCGCTTCTATATGGCTGTGCCAAAACAGGCGTTAACATCAGCGTGGCTTCGCCGGAGGGATACCTGCCCCGGGAGGATATCGTGGCGGCGGCCCGGCAGGACGCCCAGGAGACGGGCGCATCCGTTTCCATAACTACTAAACCTGAGGAGGCCGTGTCGGGGGCCGATGTGCTGGTTACCGATGTTTGGGCCAGTATGGGACAGGAGAGTGAACAACAGGCCCGGATGAAGGTGTTTGCTTCTTACCAGGTTAATGCCCGGCTGGCGGCTCTGGCGGCACCGGACTACATATTCCTGCATTGCCTGCCTGCCCACCGGGGTGAGGAAGTGGCCGCTGAAATAATCGACGGTCCCCATGCGGTGGTATTTGACGAGGCCGAAAACAGGCTGCACGCCCAGAAGGCCGTTATGGCTCTTTTGATGGCAAAATAA